The Methanococcus voltae PS genome segment TGCTATTTTAGTTCCTGAATACTTTTGTAGTGTATCATTAATCCCTGTAACCAATACACTTAGTTCTTTTAAATTTTCATCGTAGTATTTTTCTTTTTTTAATTTAGTATACATATAATGCTTTATAAATTTGAATTCCTCGTTATTCGGCGTTATTAAATAACATTTATTAAATAAGTCCACATATAAGTCCAGTGTTTCTTTATCGGTTAATAATCTGCCAGTAGTGGATTTTATAACTGGGTCACATATTATTTTAAAATCATAGTCTTTATGATATTTTAATATTAATTCAATTGCATTTTTGGACAGTACTCCTGTTTTTACACATTTTATATTAAAATCTTCAAATATGGATTCAAATTGTTCTTCAAGTATTTGTTTTGATACGTCTTCTTTAGAATATACTTTCTGGTTGTTTTGAGGTATAAGTGATGTTATAATGGTTAATGGATTATTGCCAGTTTCTTTAATTGTTTTAGCATCAGCAATTACTCCTGCACCACCGGTGGGGTCGTAGCCACCTATTGCAAGCACATTTTTCATATGGGCACCTCAAACATTGATAACGTAGTAAAATACTTAAAATATCGACTTAAATAAATTATTTGTGTTTAGCTCTTTATACATTTTTTTATAATATTATGGATATACTAATATAAAATTATTTTTAATTATGTTTTTATTCTGTGGGCGTAATTACTTGAATACTGAAATATAACTTGTGAAACATAAAATATACTAGTTGTATAAAAAAATGGCACTAAAAAATAAGGTAAATAAAAATTCAAAAAATAGGAAAATAGAAAAATAAGAATAAAATAATTTATAAATTTAATTCAATATATTCTCTTTTTATAGATGGTACTTCAGATATACAGTCTGTTTTTATATTATTAAGTACAAAACCGTCCATATCTTTTAAATAAACCAATAAACACCCCTTAATGGTGACATTTACAGTTGGTGCTTCTTTTTTCATCTTATCTACTAGTATTAACAAATCTTTAACGTAGCCTATATCATCAATATTTGTTATTTCTTTAAGTTCTGAAGCATTAGAATCATGAACTATAAGTTGATGTAACATAATTTCATGAACACCAATTTTTTCCATTTCTTTTGCAAGATTTATAAGTTCTTGCTCATTATAATTTGGAATATAAATACTTCTGACTATTGTATGGAAATTTTTTGCACATAATTTAATATTTTCAAATATTTTATCATAATTATCATTATTTGATAATTTAAAGTGCTTTTCAGGATTTTTAGAATCTGAGCTTAAACTAATCATAACCATATCTAATCCTAGCTCTTTTAATTCATTAATCAGATTTTCATTTAACAGTGAACCATTAGTTTGAAGGTCACACCTTTTACCATGTGATTTTACATATTTTACAGCTTTTTTAACTTTTTCAGGATAGGTTAATGGTTCTCCATACTGACTTATTGTAACTGCCTTATTTTCTTTTATATCTCCATAAAGACCTGCTTTTACTTCTGTTAATTTTGAATAGCAGAAAATACAATTGTGATTACATTTTTGAGTTATTTCAATGGATGGATGATGATGGGGGTCTTTATTATTTAAATCAAGACCTTCACAGCCTATACAATGGTTAGTTACTCTTAAATCTTTCACTATATTCTCTAATTTTTCACAAATGTCATTTCTAAGTACTATTTTCATAATATCCCTTATAATATTGATTATTATATTACTAATTTATATTAATAATTTTCAGAATTTCGAATTTTCAAAGCTTTAAATTTTTAAAATCTCATAAATAAATTTAAATCATAATCTTAAAATATAATAAAAATGATATTTAATACCCATATGTGCATATTATCAAAACTATCTTTGAATTTCTATTAATACATTTATAACACTTTAAAAAAGTATCAAATTTCAAAAGTGTTGAATTCTTTAAATTACATATAACATTTATCTTAATGGATATAATACTTATTATATATTTAATAATTTTGTAAGATTTAAATCAAAAATGTTATATATCTAATAATATATATTTGTTATATGTCTAATAGTTATGTAACTAATTACAATATAATATCTTAAATACTATATCAATTATATAAATATACAATACTCAAAAATTAATCAAACTACCAAGTGGTGATTATATGGAGATTTTAGAAATGGGTAACAAGCTTCAAGAATTATTAAGCTTAAAATACCCTGCAGTAGCTGTTAAATTAGTTAAAAGCAAAGAAGAAATCCCTGAAGGATATGATGAAGTGGAAAATGAAGCAAGACACTGTGAATTAGTTCAAACTTCAAGAAAAGAAGGTAAAAAGTATTATGCACCAGTTGAAAAGCAAATGTGTAAAGGTGGAGCATATGCTATGGGAATTTTACAAAATCCTCCTAAGCCACTTGAATCAGGAGTTTTATACCATAAATTAGGAAACTTTGAGACTGAAGAAGCAGCAATAAAGACTGTTGAGGCAATCCCTAAAGTAACAGAGCCAATGTTTGCAGCAGTTTACTCTCCAATAAGTAATGTAGACTTTGAACCTGATGCAGTAATCGTTTTATGTACTCCAAAACAAGCTTTAAGATTAACACAAGCAATAAACTATGTAAATGGTGGAAGATTTGAAGCAGATTTTTCAGGTATTCAATCATTATGTGCAGATGCTGTGGCAGCTGTTAAAGTTAGAGGAAA includes the following:
- a CDS encoding DUF169 domain-containing protein, with the protein product MEILEMGNKLQELLSLKYPAVAVKLVKSKEEIPEGYDEVENEARHCELVQTSRKEGKKYYAPVEKQMCKGGAYAMGILQNPPKPLESGVLYHKLGNFETEEAAIKTVEAIPKVTEPMFAAVYSPISNVDFEPDAVIVLCTPKQALRLTQAINYVNGGRFEADFSGIQSLCADAVAAVKVRGKANATLACNGSRKFGKIEQDELIFSFPPKDLENIIKALEHFKEIWG
- a CDS encoding radical SAM protein, with protein sequence MKIVLRNDICEKLENIVKDLRVTNHCIGCEGLDLNNKDPHHHPSIEITQKCNHNCIFCYSKLTEVKAGLYGDIKENKAVTISQYGEPLTYPEKVKKAVKYVKSHGKRCDLQTNGSLLNENLINELKELGLDMVMISLSSDSKNPEKHFKLSNNDNYDKIFENIKLCAKNFHTIVRSIYIPNYNEQELINLAKEMEKIGVHEIMLHQLIVHDSNASELKEITNIDDIGYVKDLLILVDKMKKEAPTVNVTIKGCLLVYLKDMDGFVLNNIKTDCISEVPSIKREYIELNL